The Bacillaceae bacterium IKA-2 DNA window CGAAAAGTTATCGGCTATATGCAAGTTCGTATTGGTCCAAACCGACACGGTCCCTGGGGTTTATTACAAACGTTAGCAGATGTAATGAAGCTTTTAATGAAAGAAGATATTATTCCAACAAAAGTAGACCGCCCGATCTTTTTAATTGCTCCGGTCATTGCCTTTGCACCAGCATTTATGATTTTTGCGGCGATTTCTTGGAGTGAAAATATCCCTGGCGCAGACTTAAATATTGGGGTTCTTTATATCGTCGGTATTTCTTCAATTACAACAATTGGAGTTTTAATGGGTGGTTGGAGTTCTAATAATAAGTACTCACTTATGGGAGCAATGCGTTCGATTGCTCAAATGATTAGTTATGAAATCCCGCTTGTCTTAGCAATTATCGGGGTTGTTCTTTTAGCTGGATCATTAAACTTGCGAGACATTGTATTTGCTCAACAAGAAGGTCTTTGGTTTATTATTCCACAATTTTTTGGTTTTATTATTTTTATGATTGCTTCTATTGCTGAATTGAACAGGTCTCCTTTTGACTTGCCTGAAGCAGAAAGTGAACTTGTTAGTGGCTATCATACAGAATATACCGGATTTAGAATGGCGTTTTTCTTCCTTGCAGAATATGTATACGCAATTGCAATTTCAGCTATTGCAACGACATTATTCCTTGGCGGTTGGCTAGGACCAGTTTTACCAGGTATTGTATGGTTCTTCCTAAAAATGGCTTTGTTTATGTTTGTATGGTTTTGGCTACGTGCAACTTTGCCACGTGTCAGAGTGGACCAGTTAATGGCCTTTGGATGGAAGGTTTTAATACCACTTGCACTTCTTAACATTGTCATTACGGCAGTGATAAAAGTATGGATGGGGTGATATAGATGTTTAGACTATTAAAAGGTTTCGGTATTACGCTGAAATACTTCGGAAAAGAAAAGGTAACCATCCAATACCCTGAAGAAAAACCTGACACACCTGATCGTTTTCGAGGGATTCAACGCTTTTTTCCAGATTTATGCATTGTCTGTAACATGTGTGTCAATGTATGCCCAACAGACGTTATTACGCTCACAGGAAAGCCACATCCTGATAATCCAAAGAAAAAAATCATAGATACGTATAACATTGATTTTCAAGGTTGTATTTTATGTGATTTTTGTACAGAAGTTTGTCCAACGGATGCAATTGTCATGACAGCGAAGTACGATAATCTTGCTGATTATGTTCGTACTCGTAACCCTGATCATGAATTTACCGATGGTCCGATGTTTAAGGACATGGAATGGCTTACAAATAATGAAGTTTATGGAAACTATGTAATCACAGAAGAAGATGAAAAAATAAAAGTAGAAAAAAAATCAATACAGAAATTGGCAGCAAAACCTGCCGCGAAGGCTGTTGCTAAAGCTGAACCTAAAGTCGAAGCAAAAGCGGACGATAAAGAGCGAGGTGAAGAAAAGTGAATATAGAGTTAATTATTTTTCTGATCATCGCGATTATTTCCATCTCTGGTTCTGTTCTTGTGATTATCTTAAAAAAGATTGCCCATCGAGTGTTAAGTATGGCAGGTGTGTTTTTCGCAGTCGCATGCCTTTACTTTTTACTTCGAGCTGAATTTATTGGGATTGTTCAAATCATGGTATACGTTGGCGCACTTTCAATTTTATTCGTCTTCGGTATGATGATGACGGACCATAAATCAGTATCGTTTGGACCTGAAAGATCTAAAGGTCATAAAATGGTAAGTTTGGTAGGGGTTGCTGTACTACTTTTCTTAATGCTTCGAGGTATTTTCACTTTAGACGTACCTGGAGGACAAGAACACTACATTGGTAGTGCAGAATTAATCGGCTTGGATCTATACGGAAATTATGTCATCGCGTTCCAAGGTGCAGGTGTTCTATTACTTGCAGCTTTAGTAGGAGCCATTGTATTGGCACGAAAGGAGGCCGAATAGAATGGTACCAATAACGTTATTTCTTGCCTTAGCAGCTGTGCTATTTTGTATCGGCTTGTATGGTGTACTTACGAGAAGGCATCTAGTAATTGTTCTTGTTTCAGTAGAGTTAATGCTGAACGCGGTCAATATTAACTTAGTAGCATTCTCTAGCATTGGACCATATGCCAATATTACAGGGCAAGTATTTACT harbors:
- the nuoH gene encoding NADH-quinone oxidoreductase subunit NuoH gives rise to the protein MDSLLSIVIYGVMSLSFMLVGVMYAIYFERKVIGYMQVRIGPNRHGPWGLLQTLADVMKLLMKEDIIPTKVDRPIFLIAPVIAFAPAFMIFAAISWSENIPGADLNIGVLYIVGISSITTIGVLMGGWSSNNKYSLMGAMRSIAQMISYEIPLVLAIIGVVLLAGSLNLRDIVFAQQEGLWFIIPQFFGFIIFMIASIAELNRSPFDLPEAESELVSGYHTEYTGFRMAFFFLAEYVYAIAISAIATTLFLGGWLGPVLPGIVWFFLKMALFMFVWFWLRATLPRVRVDQLMAFGWKVLIPLALLNIVITAVIKVWMG
- a CDS encoding NADH-quinone oxidoreductase subunit J, translating into MNIELIIFLIIAIISISGSVLVIILKKIAHRVLSMAGVFFAVACLYFLLRAEFIGIVQIMVYVGALSILFVFGMMMTDHKSVSFGPERSKGHKMVSLVGVAVLLFLMLRGIFTLDVPGGQEHYIGSAELIGLDLYGNYVIAFQGAGVLLLAALVGAIVLARKEAE
- the nuoK gene encoding NADH-quinone oxidoreductase subunit NuoK, whose product is MVPITLFLALAAVLFCIGLYGVLTRRHLVIVLVSVELMLNAVNINLVAFSSIGPYANITGQVFTIFVITVAAAEAAVGLAILIALYRNRKSIDVIKQDLMRW